From one Triticum urartu cultivar G1812 chromosome 3, Tu2.1, whole genome shotgun sequence genomic stretch:
- the LOC125547503 gene encoding uncharacterized proline-rich protein-like, which produces MELSSSSSSLARTLAVHILFPDMLGRDPRYVVYDLPLEVISASYVVALEGSHRPTISPPPPRPNPSWNPKPEPKPVPLLPPPKRRAPPPPLKTSALVPSRKTLQIAASAPYT; this is translated from the exons ATGGagctttcttcttcttcttcctcccttgcACGCACTTTGGCAGTTCATATTCTGTTCCCTGACATGCTCGGCCGCGATCCAAGGTACGTCGTATACGACTTACCACTCGAAGTAATCTCAGCTAGCTACGTAG TTGCTCTGGAGGGAAGCCATAGACCAACGATTtctccaccgccgccgcggcccaATCCATCATGGAATCCAAAGCCGGAGCCAAAGCCGGTGCCCCTGCTGCCGCCTCCTAAAAGGCGGGCACCTCCACCACCGCTCAAGACGTCGGCACTTGTGCCGTCCCGCAAGACCCTGCAGATTGCTGCGAGCGCCCCTTATACTTGA